A single region of the Brachypodium distachyon strain Bd21 chromosome 3, Brachypodium_distachyon_v3.0, whole genome shotgun sequence genome encodes:
- the LOC100838107 gene encoding F-box protein PP2-A13: MGAGVSSLFFGIGGEAAQEPGAPGLGDLPELCAAEVLLRLDAPEICRLARLNHAFRGAAGADFVWEAKLPENYRHLMGYVEGGGDEGRRRRRRAGKKEIYARLSRPVPFDGGTKEFWLEKSKGRVCMALSSKALVITGIDDRRYWTHMPTAESRFQSVAYLQQIWWFEVVGELDFCFPVGTYSLYFRIHLGKFYKRFGRRVCSSEHVHGWDKKPVRFQLATSDGQHALSQCYLDEPGSWVLYHAGDFVVSKPDQALKLKFSMAQIDCTHTKGGLCVDSVLVYPKGFQQEKVITAKSSEMRL, encoded by the exons ATGGGGGCGGGGGTGTCGAGCCTTTTCTTCGGGAttggcggcgaggcggcgcaggAGCCGGGTGCTCCGGGCCTGGGCGACCTGCCGGAGCTGTGCGCGGCCGAGGTGCTGCTCCGGCTCGACGCGCCGGAGATCTGCCGGCTAGCGCGGCTCAACCACGCGTTCCGTGgtgcggcgggggcggacTTCGTGTGGGAGGCCAAGCTGCCGGAGAACTACAGGCACCTGATGGGTTACGTggagggtggcggcgacgagggaaggcggcggcggcggcgggccgggAAGAAAGAGATCTACGCCAGGCTCTCCAGGCCTGTGCCTTTCGATGGTGGGACAAAG GAATTTTGGCTGGAGAAGAGCAAAGGCAGGGTTTGCATGGCGCTATCCTCCAAAGCTTTGGTGATAACTGGCATCGATGACAGGAGATATTGGACACACATGCCGACGGCCGAATCAAG ATTCCAGTCTGTGGCGTACCTTCAGCAAATCTGGTGGTTCGAAGTGGTTGGGGAGCTTGATTTCTGCTTCCCTGTGGGAACCTACAGTTTATACTTCAGGATTCATCTTGGGAAGTTCTACAAGCGATTTGGCCGCCGTGTTTGCAGCTCAGAGCATGTCCACGGTTGGGACAAGAAGCCGGTGCGCTTCCAACTTGCCACCTCCGATGGTCAACATGCATTATCTCAATGCTACCTGGATGAGCCTGGGAGCTGGGTCCTATACCATGCAGGTGACTTTGTGGTCTCGAAGCCTGACCAAGCACTGAAGCTGAAGTTCTCGATGGCACAGATCGACTGCACACACACGAAAGGCGGTCTGTGTGTCGACTCGGTGCTTGTATACCCCAAGGGCTTTCAGCAGGAGAAAGTGATAACTGCTAAGAGTTCAGAGATGAGATTGTAG
- the LOC100838404 gene encoding protein COFACTOR ASSEMBLY OF COMPLEX C SUBUNIT B CCB2, chloroplastic, with protein MALLASAPPIFHLQFPLATARAFHLLPHSTTRPTPTHRRRSLSARASDSDAPQQVNLSVLRFTLGIPGLDESYLPRWIGLGFGALVLLNHLLSPSPTPAQLRSEALGLCLAAFSAALPYLGRFLEGAGAAGRVPLPEGSRQVFVIPEDMSAAQKEDMAWATYVLLQNTNTTSVLIAIGNVLCIRGYWDPPADISKYAMIEWFKSQMEQAGLVNLSSALYLPNFSDTQLGKILPQGILSVLAQPIVSNPDRANGETEVEGVVLLASNANYAYSEKDRVWIRTVANKFRRA; from the exons ATGGCTCTGCTCGCCAGCGCGCCACCAATCTTCCACCTCCAGTTTCCCCTCGCCACCGCGCGCGCCTTTCACCTCCTCCCTCATTCCACAACCAGACCCACGCccacccaccgccgccgttcccTCTCCGCCCGCGCATCCGACTCCGACGCTCCGCAGCAGGTCAACCTCTCCGTCCTCCGCTTCACCCTCG GGATCCCCGGGCTGGACGAGTCGTATCTCCCGAGGTGGATAGGCCTCGGCTTCGGCGCACTCGTGCTCCTCAACCACCTCCTCTCGCCGTCCCCTACTCCCGCCCAGCTC AGGTCGGAGGCTCTGGGCCTGTGCCTGGCCGCGTTCTCGGCGGCGCTGCCGTACCTCGGCAGGTTTCTAGAG GGTGCCGGTGCTGCCGGCCGTGTGCCGTTGCCTGAGGGGAGCAGGCAGGTGTTTGTGATTCCTGAAGATATGTCGGCGGCTCAGAAGGAGGATATGGCATGGGCGACCTACGTTCTGCTGCAGAACACAAACACCACGTCTGTG CTCATAGCAATTGGCAATGTGTTGTGCATACGAGGATACTGGGATCCTCCTGCGGATATTTCTAAATATGCCATGATTGAGTGGTTCAAGAGCCAAATGGAGCAAGCTGGACTTGTTAATCTGAGCAGTGCTTTGTACTTGCCTAATTTTTCTG ACACTCAGCTTGGCAAGATTCTACCGCAAGGAATTCTTTCTGTGTTGGCACAACCAATTGTGAGCAACCCTGATCGAGCTAATGGTGAAACAGAAGTTGAAGGAGTTGTCCTGTTGGCCTCCAATGCAAATTATGCATATAGCGAGAAAGATAGAGTATGGATAAGAACGGTTGCAAATAAATTTCGACGTGCATAG